The Candidatus Tumulicola sp. region ACCACCTTATCCACTTATGCACAAGGGGCTATGCGACGAAGTTTCGCGGCTTTTCAAAACTTATGCACCGCCCCTCAACGATCTCGCGGCGGTGGCGAAAACGCTTATATGCGCGGATGATTTCGAAATGCTTGCCGGAGGTTATGGCCGCGATGTTCACAGCTATATGAACAATGTGGAAAGATGGTGGCCCTTTCGCTTTCCCGGGCGAAGCGGGCGGGACGTGGCGAGCGGCGACTAGCGGGTCGCCCGAGCGGCCTTAATGTCCGGAGAGCGACTATGCCGGGGGCGCTTGCGCGGGACGCCATCGGTTTGATATAGTCTTGCGGCTATGTGGCATTTTGATCTTCAGCTTTTCGCCTCGAAAAAGGGCGCCGGCTCTACCCGCAACGGTCGCGATTCGAACGCCCAGCGTTTGGGCGTCAAGCGCTTCGGCGGCGAAGCCGTGATCGCCGGCAACATTTTGGTCCGCCAGCGCGGCACCCGTTTCTACCCCGGGAACAACGTGGGAATTGGACGCGATCACACGCTTTTCGCGCTGATCGACGGAACCGTCGAATTCTCCGAACGCCGTAATCACAAGCAAATCAACGTCCGCCCGCCGGCCTGACGGCGGGTTCCAGAGCGAATCGAAGGGGCCGTAAGGCCCCTTTTGCTTTGGCCGCGAACGGAGCACGACTCTCAAAGCAATGCAGTTTATCGATGAAGCCGAGGTGGCGATCGCGGCCGGCGACGGTGGAAATGGTGTCGTCGCGTGGCGCCGCGAGAAATACGTCCCCAAGGGCGGGCCGGCGGGCGGCGACGGCGGCCACGGCGGCAGCGTTGTGCTGCGAGCCACGCCCGAACTGTCGACATTGCTCGAGTTTCGCTTCAAGCGCGGCTTTGCGGCGACTGCCGGCAAGGCCGGCTCTACCTCGAACAAATCGGGACGCAGTGGTCCGGATTTAACGATCGACGTGCCGGTCGGTACGCTCGTGTATCGCACGCTCGAAGGGCAGTCCGAAACGCTATTGGCGGACTTGAACGTCGCCGGCGCAGAAATTCGCGTCGCGCGTGGCGGCCGAGGCGGATTGGGCAACCAGCATTTTGCCAACAGCGTGCGTCAAGCGCCGGAATTTGCCGAACGGGGCGAGCCGGGCGAACGCTGCACCGTGCGACTTGAGTTGCGTTTGCTGGCCGATTGCGGCGTCATCGGCGTGCCGAACGCCGGTAAGTCGACGCTGTTGTCGGCGGTATCGGCCGCGCGTCCTAAGATTGCCGATTACCCGTTTACCACCATCGAACCGCAACTGGGCGTCGTGCGCGTTTCCGACGAGGCGTCGTTCGTAATGGTCGACGTTCCGGGTTTGATCGAAGGCGCGCACGAAGGCGCAGGTTTGGGCGATCGTTTTTTGCGCCACATCGAGCGAACCCGCGTGTTGCTCCATCTGCTCGACGGCGCAAAGCCGCTCGACGAAATAGTGCACGACAAAGTCACGATCGAACGCGAGTTGGCCGCGTGGAACCCCGCGTTGGCAGACAAGCCGGTCGTGCTCGCGCTCAACAAGATCGATCTCCCGGACGCGCAAGAACGCTACGTCGAATTGCAGCAGCGCTTTGGCGAGGTTCGTGGAATAAGCGCCGCGACCGGAGCCGGCGTTTCCGAATTGGTCTACGCGTTATGGGGCGATATCCAGCGCGCACCGGTTCCCGAAATCGTGACGCCGCCGGCGCAGATCTCGTTGCGTCCGGCCGAGGCGTTCTTGATCGAACGCGGGCGCGACGGTGCGTTCGAACTCGGCGGCGAACGCATCGAGCGCCTCGCCGCGATGACCAACTTCGATTCGGATGAATCGCTGGCGCGCTTCGAGCGGCAGCTCGAACGTATGGGCGTCGAGAAAAAATTGCGCGAGATGGGTGCGGTCGAAGGGGATACGGTGCGCGTGGGAACGTACGAGTTTACCTACTCGTGAGAATTGGGATCTTCGGCGGGACGTTCGATCCCGTCCACAACGCGCATTTGTTCCTGGCTGAAGCGGCTCGTTTGATGGAGCGGCTCGACCGCGTATTGTTCGTGCCCGCCAATAATCAGCAATATCGCGAGCGATCGCAGATCTCGGCCGAACATCGATGTGCGATGATCCTCGGCGCGATTGCCGGAAACCCGGCGTTCGGTTTGGACGATTCCGACGTGATCGATGGCGCGACCGGATTTACGGCCGACCTGCTTCCGCGAATCGCGCAACGCTATCCCGGCGCCACACTCACGTTCGTCATCGGCGCCGATTCGCTGGTGAATACGCCGTGGGTCCGTTTCGACGAAGTACTGGAAGGGCTCGAGCGATTTTTGATCGCGCCGCGTGCGGACGTGCGCGCCGACGCGCTAGGACGCGTGCTCGAAGCGCTACCCGCGCGATTGCGAGAACGCGTCAGCACGCTCAATCTGCCGGAGATCCCGGTCTCGTCGTCGGCGATTCGCGGGCTGCTATCGCAAGGCCGCAGCGTGCGCTATTTGGTGCCCGACGCGGTGTGGAACTATATCGCCGAGCACCACCTGTACGGCTACGATGGGCAAGCTTAGGGTCGTTGTGGTCGCTGCGGTCGCGCTGCTCGGCGGCTGCGCCTCGAATGGTTCTGCCGCGCCCGACAATGCCGCCGTCTGCCGCGCCTTTACATCGGGAACGTCACACATCGAGGTCACCGCGCAAGGTACGGTTGTGCGCGCGTTCGGTGTCCAGGCGGGCCGCGAAAGCCCGCATGAAGGCTTTTTGATGCGGCTCTCTTCGGACTGTTCCGTCATCGTGCGCGTCGAGGCCAACGTCGACTTCACCGGTACGTTTGCGTTGCGCCCTGGTCAAGCCGTCGTCGTGCGCGGAGAATACGAGTACTACGCGCTTGGCGGAGTCATCCACTGGACCCACCACGACCCCCGCGGGAAACATGCCGGCGGGTTTATCCAGGTCGACGGGCACCAGTTCGGGTAACGCAGCGGCTCTTTCACCGCAGCTTGTCGTTGCGGCTTCGGTCACGTACCGTAGTACGCTCCCTCGGCCGCGCCTAAAGCTGCGGCGAAATAGCCAGCTGTGAGCTGGCTAACGCGTCGCGAGGCGCTAGCGGGTTGTGCGGGCGAAGCGGTAGCTAGCTAGGGCGAAGACTAGGATGCCGTAGCCGAACATGAGGGCGATCGAGGGCCAGAGTTGTACGACGCCTGCACCTCGTAGAATGATGCCGCGTAAAATATCGATGTAATAGGTGAGCGGGATGAAGAGCCCGACGATTTGCATGGTTAGCGGCATCAGCGAGCGCTCGAAGACGGCTCCGGACAGCAGCACCGACGGGAGCAGCAGAAAGATCGACATGAGCTGCGCCTGGATTTGGGTCTGCGCGAACGTCGAGATCAGAAGGCCCAGGCCGAGCGCCGTTACCAGAAATCCGGCCGACAAGAACGCGAGCAATGCTAAATTGCCGACGATCTGCACGTCGAACACGAACCGCATCGTGATCAAAATCGCCACGAAATCGATGCCGGCGACGATCGCGTAGGGCAGCAATTTGCCCAGCATCAATCCCGCCGAGCCGATCGGAGTGACCAGCAGCTGATCGAGCGTGCCGCGTTCGCGTTCACCCACGATCGCCAACGACGTGAGCATGATCGTCATGTTTTGCAAGATCATGCCGATCAGACCGGGTACGAAAAAGTCGGCGCTGCGCATTGCGGGATTAAAGAGCACGTACGGTCGGACTTCGAGCGAAAATCTCGGCGCCAGCGAGACCGCGCGCAACGGAACGCCGCCCAGCGCGATGGCCGATCCATACGCAATTTGTGCGACGGCCGAGTCCGAGCCGTCGATGAGGGCGCCGATGGCCGGATGTTTGCCGGCGAGCAAGTCGGCCGTAAAGTTTTCGGGAATGTCGAACCCAACGCGGGCTTTGCCGGCCACGATGGCCGCGCGCAGCTCTTCGCGGCTGTTGACGTAGCCGACGACGTTGAACGTCCGCGACGCGTTGACGGCGTCGGTAAAGGCTTGCGCGGCGTGGCCGCGGTCGCCGCGATACATGACCGACGGAACGTGTTCGACCGTCGTCTGAATGGCGTATCCCAGCAAGAGCAGCTGGATGATCGGAATGCCGATGGCTAAGAAAAACGTAATCGGACTGCGCATGATCTGGCGCAGTTCCTTGTAAAAAACCGCGCTGAAGCCGCGGACGTCCCAAGCCGACTTCATTGCGACGCCGCGCTCGAGCGGGTGAGGGCGACGAATGCATCTTCGAGCGACGGCGGAATCTTCGCGACGCTGTCGTCGAGCACGCTCAAATCGCGTGCCAACTGCTCTTTCGGTTCGGATGCATCGACCACGACGTGAATGTCGCGCCCGAAGATCGTCGCTTCACGGATCGACGGTACCGAATGCACCCGGCGAAACGTCTCCATCACGTCGTTGCTGGAGACGG contains the following coding sequences:
- the rpmA gene encoding 50S ribosomal protein L27 is translated as MWHFDLQLFASKKGAGSTRNGRDSNAQRLGVKRFGGEAVIAGNILVRQRGTRFYPGNNVGIGRDHTLFALIDGTVEFSERRNHKQINVRPPA
- the obgE gene encoding GTPase ObgE, which translates into the protein MQFIDEAEVAIAAGDGGNGVVAWRREKYVPKGGPAGGDGGHGGSVVLRATPELSTLLEFRFKRGFAATAGKAGSTSNKSGRSGPDLTIDVPVGTLVYRTLEGQSETLLADLNVAGAEIRVARGGRGGLGNQHFANSVRQAPEFAERGEPGERCTVRLELRLLADCGVIGVPNAGKSTLLSAVSAARPKIADYPFTTIEPQLGVVRVSDEASFVMVDVPGLIEGAHEGAGLGDRFLRHIERTRVLLHLLDGAKPLDEIVHDKVTIERELAAWNPALADKPVVLALNKIDLPDAQERYVELQQRFGEVRGISAATGAGVSELVYALWGDIQRAPVPEIVTPPAQISLRPAEAFLIERGRDGAFELGGERIERLAAMTNFDSDESLARFERQLERMGVEKKLREMGAVEGDTVRVGTYEFTYS
- the nadD gene encoding nicotinate (nicotinamide) nucleotide adenylyltransferase encodes the protein MRIGIFGGTFDPVHNAHLFLAEAARLMERLDRVLFVPANNQQYRERSQISAEHRCAMILGAIAGNPAFGLDDSDVIDGATGFTADLLPRIAQRYPGATLTFVIGADSLVNTPWVRFDEVLEGLERFLIAPRADVRADALGRVLEALPARLRERVSTLNLPEIPVSSSAIRGLLSQGRSVRYLVPDAVWNYIAEHHLYGYDGQA
- a CDS encoding DUF3465 domain-containing protein; this translates as MGKLRVVVVAAVALLGGCASNGSAAPDNAAVCRAFTSGTSHIEVTAQGTVVRAFGVQAGRESPHEGFLMRLSSDCSVIVRVEANVDFTGTFALRPGQAVVVRGEYEYYALGGVIHWTHHDPRGKHAGGFIQVDGHQFG
- a CDS encoding ABC transporter permease, producing MKSAWDVRGFSAVFYKELRQIMRSPITFFLAIGIPIIQLLLLGYAIQTTVEHVPSVMYRGDRGHAAQAFTDAVNASRTFNVVGYVNSREELRAAIVAGKARVGFDIPENFTADLLAGKHPAIGALIDGSDSAVAQIAYGSAIALGGVPLRAVSLAPRFSLEVRPYVLFNPAMRSADFFVPGLIGMILQNMTIMLTSLAIVGERERGTLDQLLVTPIGSAGLMLGKLLPYAIVAGIDFVAILITMRFVFDVQIVGNLALLAFLSAGFLVTALGLGLLISTFAQTQIQAQLMSIFLLLPSVLLSGAVFERSLMPLTMQIVGLFIPLTYYIDILRGIILRGAGVVQLWPSIALMFGYGILVFALASYRFARTTR